The following are from one region of the Choloepus didactylus isolate mChoDid1 chromosome 11 unlocalized genomic scaffold, mChoDid1.pri SUPER_11_unloc2, whole genome shotgun sequence genome:
- the GJC2 gene encoding gap junction gamma-2 protein, translating into MTNMSWSFLTRLLEEIHNHSTFVGKVWLTVLIVFRIVLTAVGGESIYSDEQSKFTCNTRQPGCDNVCYDAFAPLSHVRFWVFQIVVISTPSVMYLGYAIHRLARASEEERRRTLRRRHGRGPAPRRPGGAPPAWPEPSDLGEEEPMLGLAGEEEEEEAAAGLGEGEEELEAEEVAAKNGKGAETPGPAPKHDGRRRIQREGLMRVYVAQLLARAAFEVAFLVGQYLLYGFEVRPFFRCSRQPCPHTVDCFVSRPTEKTVFLLVMYVVSFLCLLLNLCEMAHLGLGSAQDAVRARRSPAAAALALAARPPPPPCAFPCAGPGLACPPEYSLVVRAAERAARAQEQNLANFTLQALRDGVGDGDSPPSPGLPTASRGPPKTAPHGTPAATGAAASRTGSATSGGTVGEQGHPGGVHERQGGTKPKVGSERGSGSSKDGKTTVWI; encoded by the coding sequence ATGACCAACATGAGCTGGAGCTTCCTGACGCGGCTGCTGGAGGAGATCCACAACCACTCCACCTTCGTGGGCAAGGTGTGGCTGACGGTGCTCATCGTCTTCCGCATCGTGCTCACAGCCGTGGGCGGCGAGTCCATCTACTCGGACGAGCAGAGCAAGTTCACGTGCAACACGCGGCAGCCGGGCTGCGACAACGTCTGCTACGACGCCTTCGCGCCGCTCTCGCACGTGCGCTTCTGGGTCTTCCAGATCGTGGTCATCTCCACGCCCTCCGTCATGTACCTGGGCTACGCCATCCACCGGCTCGCCCGCGCCTCCGAGGAGGAGCGCCGCCGCACTCTGCGCCGCCGCCACGGCCGCGGCCCGGCTCCCCGCCGCCCCGGAGGGGCGCCCCCGGCTTGGCCCGAGCCCTCAGACCTGGGCGAGGAGGAGCCCATGTTGGGCCTggcgggggaggaggaggaggaggaggcggccGCGGGTCTGGGCGAAGGCGAGGAGGAGCTGGAGGCGGAGGAGGTGGCCGCCAAGAACGGCAAGGGCGCGGAGACCCCGGGCCCCGCGCCCAAACACGACGGGCGGCGGCGCATCCAGCGGGAGGGCCTGATGCGCGTGTATGTGGCGCAGCTGCTGGCGCGCGCCGCCTTCGAGGTGGCCTTCCTGGTGGGCCAGTACCTGCTGTACGGCTTCGAGGTGCGGCCCTTCTTCCGCTGCAGCCGGCAGCCCTGCCCGCACACCGTCGACTGCTTCGTGTCGCGGCCCACCGAGAAGACGGTCTTCCTGCTGGTCATGTACGTCGTCAGCTTCCTCTGCCTGCTGCTGAACCTCTGCGAGATGGCGCACCTGGGCCTGGGCAGCGCGCAGGACGCCGTGCGCGCCCGTCGCAGCCCAGCCGCCGCCGCCCTGGCCCTGGCGgcccgcccgccgccgccgccctgcGCCTTCCCGTGCGCGGGCCCCGGCCTGGCCTGCCCACCCGAGTACAGCCTGGTGGTGCGCGCGGCTGAGCGCGCGGCGCGCGCGCAGGAGCAGAACCTGGCCAACTTCACGCTGCAGGCCCTGCGGGACGGCGTCGGGGACGGCGACAGCCCGCCCTCCCCGGGCCTCCCCACGGCCTCTCGGGGGCCCCCGAAGACTGCCCCTCACGGGACCCCCGCCGCCACCGGCGCTGCTGCCTCCAGGACGGGCAGCGCTACCTCGGGGGGCACCGTCGGGGAGCAGGGCCACCCGGGCGGTGTCCACGAGCGGCAGGGGGGCACCAAGCCTAAGGTGGGCTCGGAGAGGGGCAGCGGGAGCAGCAAGGACGGGAAGACAACGGTGTGGATCTGA